One genomic window of Campylobacter curvus includes the following:
- a CDS encoding immunity 26/phosphotriesterase HocA family protein: MLPKTARGKPKKLNFTTTQSFKGLGVYFSFTASSVIIANFTTQTTFYYEDIGEGKEDKDIAIKFKNWLEKWIVDTSKADLAELEAFKNTSRQHCKFKEGDFFTFKFDRRKWGFGRILIDVAKRRKTPEFARLRHAGLNNLMGKALIVKVYLTVSDTPNTDLDALTAMPALPAQAIMDNCFYYGEYKIIGHRPLELRDLDGAPISFSRSISHADPDYVYLQYGLIYKEASAAKFKKFVRKGEFGPILTETKLSAGLCL, from the coding sequence GTGCTACCAAAGACCGCGCGGGGCAAACCAAAGAAGCTAAATTTCACCACTACGCAGTCATTTAAGGGGCTTGGCGTGTATTTTAGTTTTACCGCTAGCTCCGTCATCATCGCAAATTTCACTACGCAAACGACGTTTTACTACGAGGATATTGGAGAAGGTAAAGAAGACAAAGACATCGCCATCAAATTTAAAAACTGGCTGGAAAAATGGATAGTAGATACATCAAAAGCTGATCTAGCGGAGCTTGAAGCCTTTAAAAACACCTCACGCCAACACTGCAAATTTAAAGAAGGCGACTTTTTCACATTTAAATTTGATAGGCGTAAGTGGGGCTTTGGGCGTATTTTAATCGATGTGGCAAAACGCCGTAAAACGCCCGAATTTGCTCGTCTAAGACACGCTGGACTAAATAACCTAATGGGTAAGGCGCTCATCGTAAAGGTCTATCTCACTGTAAGTGATACTCCAAATACCGATCTGGACGCACTCACTGCTATGCCAGCCCTGCCAGCACAGGCTATAATGGATAACTGCTTTTACTACGGCGAATATAAGATCATCGGACACAGACCCCTTGAACTACGCGATCTAGACGGCGCACCGATCTCGTTTAGCAGGAGTATCAGCCATGCTGATCCAGACTATGTTTATTTGCAATATGGGCTAATTTATAAAGAAGCTTCAGCGGCTAAATTTAAAAAATTTGTCCGCAAAGGCGAATTTGGCCCGATCCTTACCGAAACGAAGCTATCGGCTGGTCTTTGTTTATAG
- the truA gene encoding tRNA pseudouridine(38-40) synthase TruA encodes MKIQLIFSYDGSKFQGSQTQPHENGVQDALARTLAHVGIFGKLVLSSRTDKGVHATAQSAAVECGEHFKDLDRLKNLINRHAHPFIHIKSIKRVNENFQARYDAKARLYRYIIDHGRYDVFRADYCLLAPKFDTARANHILKIFIGKHDFSAFMKTGSGTKSPIREIYKAYCYEYKNKTVIVFKANGFLRAQVRLMVASLLKALKLKDGDELLNLALNHKKPLTRIPAAAQGLYLSRVFYR; translated from the coding sequence ATGAAAATTCAGCTCATCTTTAGCTACGACGGCTCAAAATTTCAGGGCTCTCAGACCCAGCCGCATGAAAACGGCGTCCAAGACGCCCTAGCCCGTACGCTGGCTCATGTGGGCATCTTTGGCAAACTGGTTTTAAGCTCGCGCACCGATAAGGGCGTGCATGCGACGGCTCAGAGTGCTGCGGTGGAGTGCGGGGAGCATTTTAAAGACCTTGATCGTCTTAAAAACCTCATAAACCGCCACGCGCATCCTTTCATACATATAAAAAGCATAAAGCGCGTAAATGAAAATTTTCAGGCCAGATACGATGCAAAGGCGAGACTATATCGCTACATCATAGATCACGGTAGATACGATGTTTTTCGCGCGGATTACTGCCTTTTAGCGCCTAAATTTGATACCGCTCGTGCAAATCATATACTTAAAATTTTTATCGGGAAGCATGATTTTAGCGCGTTTATGAAAACAGGAAGCGGCACGAAAAGCCCTATTCGCGAAATTTACAAAGCATACTGCTACGAATACAAAAACAAAACCGTCATCGTCTTTAAGGCAAACGGCTTTTTAAGAGCGCAGGTAAGACTAATGGTCGCAAGCCTGCTAAAAGCTCTAAAATTAAAAGACGGCGACGAGCTGCTAAATTTAGCCCTAAATCACAAAAAGCCACTCACCAGGATACCCGCCGCAGCGCAAGGCCTATATCTAAGCCGAGTGTTTTATAGATAG
- the fliP gene encoding flagellar type III secretion system pore protein FliP (The bacterial flagellar biogenesis protein FliP forms a type III secretion system (T3SS)-type pore required for flagellar assembly.) yields MRALFILAALFCISFGAPADPVVPTINLSLSAPSSPQQLVNSLNVLIFLTILTLAPSLVFMMTSFLRLIIVFSFLRQAMGTQQVPPSTVLISLAMVLTFFIMEPIGRQSYDEGVKPYLAEQIGYEEMFERSVKPFKNFMVKNTREKDLALFFRIRDLQNPSNMDDIPLSIAMSAFMISELKTAFEIAFLLYLPFLVIDMVVSSVLMAMGMMMLPPVMISLPFKLLIFVLVDGWNLLVGNLVKSFH; encoded by the coding sequence ATGAGAGCGCTGTTTATCCTAGCCGCTTTGTTTTGTATAAGCTTTGGAGCGCCGGCAGATCCTGTCGTGCCTACCATAAATTTAAGCCTGAGTGCCCCAAGCAGCCCGCAACAGCTCGTAAATTCTCTCAATGTCCTTATCTTTTTAACGATCCTTACCCTCGCTCCGTCGCTCGTTTTTATGATGACGAGCTTTTTGCGCCTCATCATCGTATTTTCGTTTTTGCGTCAGGCCATGGGAACACAGCAAGTGCCGCCATCTACCGTGCTCATCTCACTTGCGATGGTGCTAACGTTTTTCATAATGGAGCCTATCGGCAGACAAAGCTACGACGAGGGCGTGAAGCCCTATTTGGCCGAGCAGATAGGATACGAGGAGATGTTCGAGCGTAGCGTGAAGCCGTTTAAAAATTTTATGGTCAAAAATACGCGAGAAAAGGATCTGGCGCTATTTTTTAGGATAAGAGATCTGCAAAACCCCTCAAACATGGACGATATCCCGCTTAGCATAGCGATGTCCGCATTTATGATAAGCGAGCTCAAGACGGCCTTTGAGATAGCATTTTTGTTATATTTACCTTTTTTGGTTATAGATATGGTAGTAAGTTCGGTCCTTATGGCGATGGGTATGATGATGCTGCCGCCCGTGATGATCTCGCTGCCGTTTAAGCTGCTTATATTCGTCCTCGTAGACGGATGGAATTTACTCGTAGGAAATCTAGTAAAAAGCTTTCACTAA
- a CDS encoding OmpA/MotB family protein produces MPKLINPNDCPKCMPEWLATFGDLMSLLLCFFVLLLSMATMDAKKVEAAVGSLAGALSVLEGGARPDNQDDQESELEKQIKKTKGQSTSSQGEFSELSATIKKINELLSAGGAPEVSMEESEDGFIIRLPSDLFFEPGKAQIENDDARLFLKRIAMVIAKLSPDVNINIIGHTDDQKPDMNSIFKDNWQLSTARAISVVEEMMIDGVDARKLIASGRASYDPFASNQTPEGRAKNNRVEIHFVSLDRKNKEATKKSILDVGK; encoded by the coding sequence ATGCCAAAGCTTATAAACCCAAATGATTGTCCAAAGTGCATGCCCGAGTGGCTCGCGACATTTGGGGACTTGATGTCGCTTTTGCTTTGCTTTTTCGTTTTGCTGCTCTCTATGGCTACGATGGATGCCAAAAAGGTCGAAGCTGCGGTAGGCTCACTAGCAGGCGCTCTTAGCGTGCTTGAGGGTGGCGCTAGACCGGACAATCAAGACGATCAAGAGAGTGAGCTCGAAAAACAGATAAAAAAAACAAAAGGGCAGTCCACCAGCTCTCAAGGCGAATTTAGCGAGCTCTCCGCCACGATAAAGAAAATAAACGAGCTTTTAAGTGCTGGCGGAGCTCCTGAAGTCAGCATGGAGGAGAGCGAAGACGGCTTTATCATACGATTGCCATCGGACTTGTTCTTTGAGCCCGGAAAAGCGCAGATAGAAAATGACGATGCAAGGCTATTTTTAAAAAGGATCGCGATGGTCATCGCTAAGTTAAGCCCTGATGTAAATATCAATATCATCGGCCATACAGACGATCAAAAGCCTGATATGAATTCCATCTTTAAAGATAACTGGCAGCTTTCGACCGCGCGAGCGATAAGCGTAGTCGAGGAGATGATGATAGACGGCGTGGACGCTAGAAAGCTCATAGCCTCGGGCAGGGCGTCTTACGATCCTTTTGCTAGCAATCAAACCCCTGAGGGCAGGGCGAAAAACAACCGCGTGGAGATACACTTCGTATCGCTTGATAGAAAAAACAAAGAGGCTACTAAAAAAAGTATCCTTGACGTAGGAAAATGA
- the glmU gene encoding bifunctional UDP-N-acetylglucosamine diphosphorylase/glucosamine-1-phosphate N-acetyltransferase GlmU, producing MNDTSIIILAAGLGTRMKSKRPKVLFELCGEPMIIHILKQAYAITNDVGVVLHYEKELISQKIKEIFPQTKIYTQDLENFPGTAGALKSATLSGKKVIVTCGDMPLVRSTDLMRLANADADIAMSCFEATNPFGYGRVIIKGGKVEAIVEQKDASEAELAIKSVNAGCYCFKREILEEILPLIKNENAQKEFYLTDTIKIANERGFKCVAVNVSEQNFMGINDKFQLSVAEKIMQDEIKQDLMKAGVLMRLPESIFIDSRAKFEGECVLEENVSILGACHIKESIIKSCSVVEDSVIEGSDIGPLAHIRPKSEIKNTHIGNFVEVKKGVLDGVKAGHLSYLGDCEIASGTNVGCGTITCNYDGKAKYKTTIGKNVFIGSDTQLVAPVNIADDVIIAAGSTITNDVPSGALAISRGKQENKAGFFYKFFGKNDAEK from the coding sequence ATGAACGATACAAGCATAATAATCCTAGCCGCAGGTCTAGGTACCAGAATGAAGTCAAAACGCCCGAAAGTGCTCTTTGAGCTTTGTGGCGAGCCTATGATCATACATATCCTAAAACAAGCTTATGCTATCACAAACGACGTAGGCGTCGTGCTCCACTATGAAAAAGAGCTGATCAGCCAAAAGATAAAAGAAATTTTCCCTCAGACTAAAATTTACACTCAAGATCTAGAAAATTTCCCGGGAACGGCGGGCGCACTAAAAAGCGCTACGCTAAGCGGCAAAAAGGTCATCGTCACATGCGGAGACATGCCCCTTGTAAGATCTACTGATCTAATGAGGCTGGCAAACGCGGACGCTGATATAGCGATGAGCTGCTTTGAGGCTACAAACCCCTTTGGATACGGACGCGTCATCATAAAAGGCGGCAAGGTGGAGGCGATCGTCGAGCAAAAAGACGCCAGCGAAGCCGAGCTAGCCATAAAGAGTGTAAATGCGGGCTGCTACTGCTTCAAACGTGAAATTTTAGAAGAGATTTTACCTCTCATAAAAAACGAAAACGCCCAGAAAGAATTTTACCTCACCGATACGATAAAAATCGCCAACGAACGCGGCTTTAAATGCGTAGCCGTAAATGTCAGTGAGCAAAATTTTATGGGTATAAATGATAAATTCCAGCTTAGCGTAGCCGAAAAGATCATGCAAGACGAGATAAAGCAGGACTTGATGAAAGCGGGCGTTTTGATGCGCCTTCCAGAAAGCATTTTCATCGACAGTAGAGCTAAATTTGAAGGCGAATGCGTGCTTGAAGAAAATGTCAGCATCCTGGGCGCTTGCCATATCAAAGAAAGCATAATAAAAAGCTGCAGCGTCGTAGAAGACAGCGTGATAGAAGGCTCTGATATCGGGCCACTCGCACACATCCGCCCAAAAAGCGAGATAAAAAACACGCATATAGGAAATTTCGTCGAAGTCAAAAAAGGAGTGCTTGACGGCGTAAAGGCCGGACATCTAAGCTATCTTGGCGACTGCGAGATAGCTAGCGGCACGAACGTAGGATGTGGTACGATAACATGCAACTACGACGGCAAGGCAAAATATAAAACAACAATCGGCAAAAATGTCTTCATCGGCTCGGACACGCAGCTAGTAGCACCCGTGAATATCGCCGATGACGTCATCATCGCCGCAGGAAGCACGATAACAAACGACGTTCCAAGCGGAGCGCTCGCCATAAGCAGAGGCAAACAAGAAAACAAAGCCGGATTTTTCTATAAATTTTTTGGCAAAAACGATGCTGAAAAATAA
- a CDS encoding LptF/LptG family permease, which translates to MSRVNKYLLYNFLGTFASLFSTLFLIMSIVFFIQIARVTSYIEITFGELLKLYMFMLPRVLLFVVPIAFFVALAMTLFRLSKENESIVIFTLGSSPNSIAKFFLAFSAALSALLLIVAIVMIPIASELNSNFIDYKKTVAKLNLKPTQFGQKFSDWMVYVGSEGSDENGTIYKNIVMFNPFIKDSQRLIVAQNAKMINTKSNIELSLNNGKIYDMRDKVYHQSNFKSMTIRTAQNEKINDVDSIKEYWLEAKTSTKRKKDLSTYVLVALFPLATTLFAISFGIVTYRYEKGAVYLGTFGILFGYFTLIMLLSPRPIIAIPGVFAAFFAAGVWFYKFKIMRRY; encoded by the coding sequence ATGAGTAGGGTCAACAAATATCTTTTATACAACTTTCTAGGCACGTTCGCGTCGCTCTTTAGCACGCTTTTTTTGATAATGTCGATAGTCTTTTTCATCCAGATCGCCCGCGTGACGTCATATATCGAGATAACGTTTGGCGAGCTTTTGAAGCTTTATATGTTCATGCTGCCGCGTGTCTTGCTCTTTGTCGTTCCTATCGCATTTTTCGTAGCGCTTGCGATGACGCTCTTTCGCCTATCCAAAGAAAACGAAAGCATCGTCATTTTCACCTTAGGAAGCTCGCCAAATTCCATCGCTAAATTTTTCCTGGCGTTTTCTGCCGCCTTAAGCGCACTTTTGCTGATAGTTGCGATCGTCATGATACCGATAGCCTCGGAGCTCAACTCAAATTTCATCGACTACAAAAAGACCGTCGCGAAGCTAAATTTAAAGCCGACACAATTTGGGCAAAAATTTTCAGACTGGATGGTCTATGTAGGCAGTGAAGGAAGCGACGAGAACGGCACGATCTATAAAAATATCGTGATGTTCAACCCCTTTATCAAAGACTCGCAACGCCTCATAGTCGCACAAAACGCCAAGATGATAAATACGAAATCAAACATAGAGCTATCCCTAAACAACGGCAAAATTTACGATATGAGAGACAAGGTCTATCATCAAAGCAACTTTAAATCCATGACTATCCGCACCGCACAAAACGAGAAAATAAACGATGTAGACAGCATAAAAGAGTACTGGCTCGAGGCAAAGACCAGCACCAAGCGCAAAAAAGATCTTAGCACTTACGTTTTGGTCGCACTTTTCCCGCTAGCGACGACGCTCTTTGCCATAAGCTTTGGTATCGTGACATACCGATACGAAAAGGGTGCGGTATATCTTGGCACGTTTGGGATATTGTTTGGATATTTTACGCTCATAATGCTGCTAAGCCCGCGTCCGATCATAGCTATACCGGGAGTATTCGCGGCGTTTTTTGCCGCCGGAGTTTGGTTTTATAAATTTAAGATCATGCGAAGGTATTGA
- a CDS encoding DUF4230 domain-containing protein, whose translation MTEYTSLILAILLLVCVVAIFKFNKALKEAQKPVTTSITTDIEQIKSIGELSVFQVYSKEIVTKTDHAFGNFGKEYLRWLVSEKKLSMIFEFEINFIYDLTSPKLEITQIANSKYKVKMPPCKYKFSIANMKFYDEKNGKFIPFLLPDSLNGFFGSSFREEDKNRLIEEARSEVEKMSIRLISQLQSKIHKSARDTLEAIAKSFGANCVIFEFNDNEEQIGSQLKLENIA comes from the coding sequence ATGACCGAATACACTAGCCTTATTTTAGCTATTTTGCTGCTCGTATGCGTGGTGGCGATATTTAAATTTAATAAAGCCCTAAAAGAGGCGCAAAAGCCCGTCACTACGAGCATAACGACCGATATAGAACAGATAAAATCCATCGGCGAGCTCTCCGTATTTCAAGTATATAGCAAAGAGATCGTCACAAAGACCGATCACGCGTTTGGAAATTTTGGCAAAGAGTATCTTAGATGGCTCGTGAGCGAGAAAAAGCTCTCGATGATATTTGAGTTCGAGATAAATTTCATCTACGATCTAACGAGTCCGAAGCTTGAGATAACGCAGATCGCAAACTCCAAATACAAGGTCAAAATGCCGCCTTGCAAGTATAAATTTTCGATCGCTAATATGAAATTTTATGACGAGAAAAATGGTAAATTTATCCCGTTTTTGTTGCCCGACTCGCTAAACGGCTTTTTTGGAAGTAGCTTTAGAGAAGAGGATAAGAACCGCCTGATAGAGGAGGCGCGAAGCGAGGTCGAAAAGATGAGTATCAGGCTCATCTCGCAGCTACAAAGCAAGATCCACAAGTCCGCTCGCGATACGCTAGAGGCCATCGCCAAAAGCTTCGGGGCGAATTGCGTCATTTTTGAATTTAATGACAACGAAGAGCAGATAGGCTCGCAGCTAAAGCTTGAAAACATCGCTTAG
- the coaBC gene encoding bifunctional phosphopantothenoylcysteine decarboxylase/phosphopantothenate--cysteine ligase CoaBC yields MLKNKKILLAVCGSIAFYKAYEILSLLKKQGADVYVALSDGALKFCSIAGFEALSAHRVLSSVSEDWQAGVNHIAYAKMDLVLIAPASVNTINKLASGICDNVFMQTLIAASAVPLVIAPAANDKMISHFATQNSLEILKRNGASIVGPVNKILACGDEGKGGLSEPETIIYEAIRKLSEQNFKDKNVLVTGGATTEKIDDVRAITNLSSGKMARALADAFYFAGANVTLAASFETRDLPYKVVKFRSSGELLKICQDECKNANLLVMCAAVSDYVSEEKFSGKLKKEELGKQWSLKLVQNLDILNELAKFSCKKIGFKMEFDPANAKQSAQKMLSNKGLDAVCLNVLTDQNAFGSEVNEVTFITKNGETQLKMAQKSEIAKQILDLASRL; encoded by the coding sequence ATGCTGAAAAATAAAAAAATTTTACTCGCAGTCTGCGGCAGCATCGCATTTTACAAGGCTTATGAAATTTTGTCGCTATTAAAAAAACAAGGCGCTGACGTGTATGTCGCATTAAGCGACGGAGCGCTCAAATTTTGCTCTATCGCAGGCTTTGAAGCCCTTAGTGCGCACCGCGTCTTAAGCAGTGTCAGCGAGGACTGGCAAGCTGGTGTAAATCACATCGCCTATGCAAAAATGGATCTCGTGCTGATAGCACCGGCCTCCGTAAATACCATAAACAAGCTAGCAAGCGGTATTTGCGATAATGTATTCATGCAAACGCTCATAGCCGCTTCGGCCGTGCCTCTCGTCATCGCACCGGCGGCAAACGACAAAATGATAAGCCACTTCGCCACCCAAAACAGCCTCGAAATTTTAAAACGAAACGGAGCTAGCATAGTAGGGCCCGTAAATAAAATTTTAGCCTGCGGCGATGAGGGCAAAGGCGGACTTAGCGAACCTGAAACTATCATCTACGAAGCTATCCGCAAGCTTAGCGAGCAAAATTTCAAAGACAAAAACGTCCTAGTCACGGGCGGTGCGACGACAGAAAAGATAGACGATGTGCGCGCGATAACGAACCTTTCAAGCGGCAAAATGGCAAGAGCGCTTGCAGACGCGTTTTATTTCGCAGGTGCGAATGTGACGCTAGCAGCGAGCTTTGAGACGCGAGATTTGCCGTATAAGGTCGTGAAATTTCGCTCAAGCGGCGAGCTTTTGAAAATTTGCCAAGACGAGTGTAAAAATGCCAACTTGCTCGTGATGTGCGCTGCGGTGAGCGATTACGTAAGCGAGGAGAAATTTAGCGGCAAGCTCAAAAAAGAGGAGCTTGGCAAGCAGTGGAGCCTAAAGCTGGTGCAAAATTTAGATATCCTAAACGAGCTCGCAAAATTTAGCTGCAAAAAGATCGGCTTTAAGATGGAATTTGACCCTGCAAACGCCAAGCAAAGCGCGCAGAAAATGCTTTCAAACAAAGGCCTTGACGCCGTTTGCTTAAACGTGCTCACCGATCAAAATGCCTTTGGCAGCGAAGTAAACGAGGTGACATTTATCACCAAAAACGGCGAAACACAGCTAAAAATGGCGCAAAAAAGCGAGATCGCCAAACAAATCCTAGATCTTGCAAGCAGATTATGA
- the uppS gene encoding polyprenyl diphosphate synthase, with the protein MNELKHLGIIMDGNGRWAKRRGFLRTKGHEVGASVVEAMCEFCIDEGVTILSLYAFSTENWKRPQKEVEFLMDLLKKFLVSKRENFLNNGIKFTTIGDIEPFGRELKAEISLLKELTKDNKKLKLNLAINYGARDELVRAFRALAKNGELINEASISAKLDESEDIDLLIRTGGEQRLSNFMLWQASYAELAFTKTLWPEFSKKELGAIVKDYRQKNRRFGGV; encoded by the coding sequence TTGAACGAGTTAAAACATCTTGGTATCATCATGGACGGCAACGGGCGCTGGGCGAAAAGGCGCGGCTTTTTACGCACGAAAGGGCACGAGGTCGGGGCTAGCGTCGTTGAAGCGATGTGTGAATTTTGTATCGATGAGGGCGTTACAATTCTCAGCCTTTACGCATTTAGCACCGAAAACTGGAAACGACCGCAAAAAGAGGTCGAATTTTTAATGGATCTGCTTAAAAAATTCCTCGTTTCAAAGCGAGAAAATTTTTTAAACAACGGCATAAAATTTACGACCATTGGCGATATAGAGCCGTTTGGTCGGGAGCTAAAGGCTGAAATTTCGCTGCTTAAAGAGCTGACAAAGGACAATAAAAAGCTAAAGCTGAATTTAGCCATAAATTATGGCGCGCGCGACGAGCTGGTGCGAGCGTTTAGGGCACTGGCAAAAAACGGCGAGCTAATAAACGAGGCCAGCATAAGCGCCAAACTGGACGAGAGCGAGGATATCGATCTACTCATCAGGACTGGCGGCGAGCAGAGGCTGTCAAATTTCATGCTTTGGCAGGCTAGCTATGCCGAGCTTGCATTTACAAAGACGCTCTGGCCGGAATTTAGCAAAAAAGAGCTTGGAGCGATAGTCAAAGACTACAGGCAAAAAAATAGAAGGTTTGGTGGGGTTTGA
- a CDS encoding prepilin peptidase, giving the protein MDIYDGLYVIWGLFFLIFGVCIGSFSNVLIYRLPRAQSVNFPPSHCTKCGKTLKFYHNIPLLSWLFLRGRCAFCKAKISPSYPLVEAASGALMLLCFYKECGDMLNVQTLASAVLLGLCFIMLLALSLIDIKFKAVPDVLLFAALGFALIYAAREILWFGDFSAFINAFGFAFGFWLLRLIVSAAMKKEAMGSADIFIAAIIGAVLPLKLALFAVYLAAILTLPVYALVRKSGYELAFVPFLSAGLVVTYVFDTEILNFIEMLYE; this is encoded by the coding sequence ATGGATATTTACGATGGTTTATACGTGATTTGGGGGCTGTTTTTCCTGATTTTTGGCGTTTGCATAGGCTCGTTTTCAAACGTTTTGATATATCGCCTGCCACGCGCGCAGAGCGTGAATTTCCCACCATCTCACTGCACTAAATGCGGCAAGACATTGAAATTTTATCACAACATCCCGCTTCTGTCGTGGCTATTTTTACGCGGTAGATGCGCCTTTTGTAAAGCCAAGATCAGTCCGAGCTACCCGCTAGTCGAGGCGGCTTCCGGCGCTTTGATGCTGCTTTGCTTTTACAAAGAGTGCGGCGATATGCTAAATGTCCAAACGCTTGCAAGTGCCGTTTTGCTGGGACTTTGCTTTATCATGCTGCTAGCTCTTAGCCTCATAGATATAAAATTTAAAGCCGTGCCGGACGTTTTGCTCTTTGCCGCACTTGGCTTCGCGCTTATTTACGCAGCGCGTGAAATTTTATGGTTTGGCGATTTTTCGGCGTTTATAAACGCCTTTGGCTTTGCGTTTGGATTTTGGCTGCTTAGGCTTATCGTAAGTGCGGCTATGAAAAAGGAGGCGATGGGTAGCGCAGACATCTTTATAGCCGCTATCATAGGTGCGGTGCTGCCGCTAAAGCTCGCCCTTTTTGCGGTCTATCTTGCTGCGATCTTGACACTGCCGGTGTATGCGCTGGTGCGAAAGAGCGGCTACGAGCTGGCGTTCGTGCCGTTTTTGAGCGCAGGACTAGTCGTAACCTATGTCTTTGATACAGAAATTTTAAATTTTATAGAGATGCTTTATGAGTAG
- a CDS encoding motility protein A: MDLGTVVGWVLTLVLLFGSMAIGVGIGPYIDVPSVMIVFGGTIGVMMVGFKMETLKSVFKFYGIAVKPTQINLAATIKKIVDYSTKARKDGILALENDVNNEVNQFLKKGLSMAVDGNEPDAIRALLEIDMDQSSARHTNNIKIFEQVGGFAGAMGMIGTLIGLVAMLLNMSDPSAIGPSMAVALLTTLYGAMIGNIIGAPVGNILSIRDADEALEKQVVLEGIMSIQAGDNPRTLEAKLLAFLPPKDRKSQFE; this comes from the coding sequence ATGGATCTAGGAACCGTTGTCGGCTGGGTTTTGACGTTGGTTTTGTTATTTGGATCGATGGCGATCGGCGTTGGCATCGGGCCTTATATCGATGTTCCTTCGGTAATGATCGTTTTTGGTGGTACGATCGGTGTCATGATGGTCGGCTTTAAGATGGAGACGCTAAAGAGCGTGTTCAAATTTTACGGCATCGCGGTCAAGCCTACTCAGATAAATTTAGCCGCAACTATAAAAAAGATCGTGGATTATTCTACCAAAGCCCGTAAAGACGGAATATTGGCACTTGAAAACGATGTGAATAACGAAGTCAATCAATTTTTAAAAAAAGGTCTGTCTATGGCAGTAGACGGCAACGAGCCAGACGCCATACGTGCGCTTTTAGAGATAGACATGGATCAATCAAGCGCCAGACATACGAACAATATCAAAATTTTCGAGCAAGTCGGCGGCTTCGCCGGTGCGATGGGTATGATAGGCACACTGATAGGCCTTGTCGCGATGCTTTTAAACATGTCTGATCCAAGCGCAATAGGTCCGTCGATGGCGGTCGCCTTGCTAACGACGCTTTATGGTGCGATGATAGGCAACATCATAGGTGCTCCGGTCGGAAATATCCTATCCATACGCGATGCGGACGAGGCGCTTGAAAAACAAGTCGTTTTAGAGGGCATAATGTCTATACAAGCAGGCGATAATCCGCGAACTCTCGAGGCTAAACTGCTTGCTTTCTTGCCGCCAAAAGATAGAAAAAGTCAGTTCGAGTAA